A part of Caretta caretta isolate rCarCar2 chromosome 1, rCarCar1.hap1, whole genome shotgun sequence genomic DNA contains:
- the LOC142068320 gene encoding uncharacterized protein LOC142068320 has protein sequence MQSSSAEVTMMESQNRKRAPAWTEREVRDLIAVWGEESVLSELRSSFRNAKTFVKISQGMKDRGHNRDPKQCRVKLKELRQAYQKTREANSRSGSEPQTCRFYDELHAILGGSATTTPAVLFDSFNGDGGNTEAGFGDEEEDDDEEVVDSSQQASGETGFPDSQELFLTLDLEPVPLEPTQGCLLDPAGGEGSSAACVSMITGSSPSQRLVKLRKKKKRTRDDMFSELMLSSHTDRAQTNAWRQIMSECRKAQNDRKERWRAEESKWWAEESKWQAEDRAEAQMWRQHDERRQDSMLRLLEDQTSMLQCMVELQQRQLEHRLPLQPLCNQPPSSPSSIASTPRRPRTRWGGLRPTSHSTREDCP, from the exons atgcagagctcatcagcagaggtgaccatgatggagtcccagaatcgcaaaagagctccagcatggaccgaacgggaggtacgggatctgatcgctgtttggggagaggaatccgtgctatcagaactccgttccagttttcgaaatgccaaaacctttgtcaaaatctcccagggcatgaaggacagaggccataacagggacccgaagcagtgccgcgtgaaactgaaggagctgaggcaagcctaccagaaaaccagagaggcaaacagccgctccgggtcagagccccaaacatgccgcttctatgatgagctgcatgccattttagggggttcagccaccactaccccagccgtgttgtttgactccttcaatggagatggaggcaacacggaagcaggttttggggacgaagaagaagatgatgatgaggaggttgtagatagctcacagcaagcaagcggagaaaccggttttcccgacagccaggaactgtttctcaccctggacctggagccagtacccctcgaacccacccaaggctgcctcctggacccagcaggcggagaagggagctctg ctgcatgtgtttcaatgatcacaggatcttctccttcccagaggctagtgaagcttagaaagaaaaaaaaacgcactcgcgatgacatgttctccgagctcatgctgtcctcccacactgacagagcacagacgaatgcgtggaggcaaataatgtcagagtgcaggaaagcacaaaatgaccggaaggagaggtggcgggctgaagagagtaagtggtgggctgaagagagtaagtggcaggctgaagacagggctgaagctcaaatgtggcggcagcatgatgagaggaggcaggattcaatgctgaggctgctggaggaccaaacaagtatgctccagtgtatggttgagctgcagcaaaggcagctggagcacagactgccactacagcccctctgtaaccaaccgccctcctccccaagttccatagcctccacacccagacgcccaagaacacggtgggggggcctccggccaaccagccactccaccagagAGGATTGCCCataa